A genomic window from Fibrobacterota bacterium includes:
- a CDS encoding ATP-binding protein has product MLVEFSVENFRSIHQRQALSLVASKDKTFRDTHTIETKVSAVLHVLRSAGMYGANGSGKTNLLHALGYFQWFVKSNFSRSPEEPTVLVPFAFQDEEGRQSPAEFEVTLVLDGVRYQYGFRLDAHRVHEEWLLVYKSQKGQTWFERRYHPDTGKYEFQFSEKLLGAKKVWQESTRPNALFLSTAVQFNSEMLHPLFDWIANKMVFIALFNDAHLLSGYTASRLIDPAFRGRILSFLQGSDISVSDIQLRSDNNRVYFLHRAANRDAFLDLADESLGTQRLFALTGPVLNVLEQGLLLVVDELESSLHPLLVQRLVELFHDPKVNTKGAQLVFTTHNTFLFDQSMFRRDQIWLVEKNTQQATELIPLTEFQIRKDLVLEKAYLDGRFGAIPIFSDIKEV; this is encoded by the coding sequence ATGCTTGTCGAGTTCTCCGTCGAAAACTTCCGGTCCATCCACCAGCGGCAGGCCCTCAGCTTGGTGGCCTCCAAGGACAAAACCTTCCGGGACACCCACACCATCGAGACGAAGGTCTCGGCGGTGCTGCATGTTTTGCGGTCGGCGGGAATGTACGGGGCCAACGGCTCGGGCAAGACCAATCTGCTGCACGCATTGGGGTACTTCCAGTGGTTCGTGAAGAGCAATTTCTCGCGTTCGCCGGAAGAGCCCACGGTGCTGGTGCCGTTCGCGTTCCAAGACGAAGAAGGTCGGCAAAGTCCCGCCGAATTCGAAGTCACCCTCGTCCTCGACGGTGTGCGCTACCAATACGGGTTCCGCTTGGATGCCCACCGGGTCCACGAAGAGTGGTTGTTGGTCTACAAATCGCAAAAAGGGCAGACGTGGTTCGAGCGCAGGTACCATCCTGATACCGGCAAGTACGAGTTCCAATTCAGTGAGAAGCTGCTGGGCGCCAAGAAGGTCTGGCAGGAGTCCACTCGCCCCAACGCCCTGTTCTTGTCGACTGCTGTGCAGTTCAACAGCGAGATGCTGCATCCGCTGTTCGATTGGATCGCCAACAAAATGGTCTTCATCGCCTTGTTCAACGATGCCCACCTTCTTTCTGGATACACGGCTTCCCGGTTGATCGATCCCGCTTTTCGTGGGCGGATTCTGTCATTCTTGCAGGGAAGCGACATCTCCGTTTCGGACATCCAGCTTCGTTCCGACAACAACCGAGTCTACTTCCTGCATCGCGCAGCAAATCGCGACGCTTTCCTGGACCTTGCTGATGAATCATTGGGAACCCAGAGGCTTTTCGCGTTGACAGGACCTGTCTTGAATGTTCTGGAGCAAGGGCTTCTGCTGGTGGTCGACGAACTGGAGAGCAGCCTGCATCCGCTTCTGGTGCAACGGCTTGTGGAGTTGTTCCACGACCCGAAGGTGAATACCAAGGGCGCACAGCTCGTGTTCACCACGCACAATACCTTCCTGTTCGACCAGTCGATGTTCCGGCGCGACCAGATCTGGCTCGTGGAAAAGAACACCCAGCAGGCCACCGAACTGATCCCCCTCACCGAATTCCAGATTCGCAAAGACCTGGTCCTGGAAAAGGCCTACCTCGACGGACGCTTTGGAGCCATACCCATTTTCTCCGACATCAAGGAAGTCTGA
- a CDS encoding DUF4419 domain-containing protein, with amino-acid sequence MPKLLSGALGVLLLGCTQKPSALVVPPAFQQGARLALPGLGEIHWGGGSNVAGKDSLWVFGQWNPAWTNDSSQRTKAKALLGPDGALIRLVVGPFDSLPVSGGMIRTVALRRFELSGTADSLGLVASNRVAPVKRHSNRGRRDTLDVGIRPGGSPWIWSDGARFRSVGALTLRPSLRVVFDSALAPILSRKASEISFAVDDVEPNLDRIPPVPDSSWRESRRPPFDDGSRWVVGEHGPNLVECEKTHAFAGTFVRAWNEHRPVRLSPDAVWMMLTEGLLRKVERDPEGCRHAMVRRKSGKDTLDVRLSDEFSARMRLPDAWRPLATGLLDSMDRFVVGRRHRVLSRRFSTSTPARLMSSRLRVLQIYQAYFEFRGTTACGIPSITLEGTVEDWKDVRARLDTLGICGLERWRDRMAGILDEFVASAQGRPSRDFWKSFVRYTPTDPDCGESSRMDGWITQFFATQWLPKGEAPSLGSVELDLLPYDHGGFPVRIAFPGNRMMRFQVVSGFAGIAQAADGALYPELGWCVWK; translated from the coding sequence ATGCCGAAACTTCTTTCGGGTGCATTGGGAGTCCTCCTTTTGGGTTGCACCCAGAAGCCAAGCGCTTTGGTGGTTCCTCCTGCCTTTCAGCAAGGCGCAAGGCTTGCCTTGCCCGGTCTGGGCGAGATCCATTGGGGAGGCGGCTCCAATGTGGCGGGCAAAGATTCCCTTTGGGTTTTCGGACAATGGAATCCTGCCTGGACAAACGACTCCTCGCAAAGAACCAAGGCCAAGGCGTTGCTTGGTCCGGACGGCGCCTTGATCCGCCTGGTGGTCGGCCCTTTCGATTCGTTGCCGGTTTCCGGAGGGATGATTCGCACCGTGGCGTTGCGTCGATTCGAGCTTTCCGGGACGGCGGATTCGCTGGGATTGGTGGCATCGAATCGCGTAGCACCGGTGAAAAGGCACTCGAATCGTGGCCGTCGCGACACGCTGGATGTCGGAATCCGTCCTGGCGGGAGTCCATGGATCTGGTCGGATGGTGCGCGTTTCCGTTCGGTGGGAGCTCTGACGCTGAGGCCTTCCTTGCGCGTGGTTTTCGATTCGGCCCTTGCGCCGATCCTTTCCCGCAAGGCCTCGGAAATCTCTTTCGCGGTCGACGACGTGGAGCCGAACCTGGATCGGATCCCGCCCGTGCCGGATTCCAGTTGGAGAGAATCCCGTCGCCCACCGTTCGATGACGGGTCGCGATGGGTGGTGGGGGAGCATGGCCCCAACCTGGTGGAATGCGAAAAAACGCACGCCTTCGCTGGCACCTTCGTGCGCGCCTGGAACGAGCATCGGCCCGTGCGGCTTTCGCCGGATGCGGTTTGGATGATGCTGACGGAGGGCCTGCTGCGCAAGGTGGAGCGCGATCCGGAAGGATGCCGACACGCCATGGTGCGCCGAAAATCCGGCAAGGACACCTTGGATGTGCGGTTGTCGGATGAATTTTCTGCGCGGATGCGCCTGCCCGACGCGTGGAGACCCCTGGCCACGGGGCTGCTGGATTCGATGGATCGATTCGTGGTGGGTCGGCGTCACCGGGTCTTGAGTCGACGTTTCTCGACCAGCACTCCCGCTCGCCTCATGTCTTCGCGGCTTCGGGTGCTCCAGATCTACCAGGCCTATTTCGAGTTTCGAGGCACGACCGCCTGCGGCATCCCGTCGATCACGCTGGAAGGAACCGTGGAGGACTGGAAGGATGTGCGAGCGCGACTGGACACGCTGGGAATCTGCGGCTTGGAACGGTGGCGAGATCGGATGGCGGGGATCCTGGATGAATTCGTGGCCTCGGCGCAGGGGCGGCCATCACGGGATTTCTGGAAGTCGTTCGTGCGCTACACCCCGACAGATCCTGACTGCGGCGAATCCTCGCGGATGGACGGATGGATCACCCAATTCTTCGCAACGCAGTGGCTGCCCAAGGGGGAAGCGCCTTCATTGGGCAGCGTCGAACTCGATTTGCTCCCCTATGATCACGGCGGATTTCCAGTGAGGATCGCGTTTCCGGGAAACCGGATGATGCGCTTCCAGGTGGTCTCCGGGTTCGCCGGCATCGCCCAGGCCGCAGACGGTGCTCTGTACCCGGAGCTTGGTTGGTGCGTGTGGAAATGA
- a CDS encoding type I restriction endonuclease subunit R, producing MTSNTSEKELESIIVRAMTGRTDLLHPPYVPTETAAPVAGSTGWLLGSPAHFDRAFCVDLVQLRGFLMLTQPKLVDAFELEFETPVRRQFLSRLDKEIVRRGTIDVLRKGIDHGPHHVDLYYSTPSENNPEAIELFASNRFSVTRQFAYSQDQTRRALDLGLFVNGLPIATFELKNSLTKQTVQDAVEQYCRDRDPREPLFAFGRCAVHFAVDDSSARFCTELKGKGSWFLPFDQGWEDGAGNPPNPNGLKTEYLWKQILTPKGLADILENYAQIVVETDRKTGRKKSKQVFPRYHQLGVVRKVLADVRDRGVGKRYLIQHSAGSGKSNSITWLAHQLVGVRKDGQNLFDSVIVVTDRRVLDDQIQTNIKQFAQVGSIVGAVASSGGDSRSARLSQFLDSGKKIIISTVQTFKPLLDLIGDSHRGRRFAILIDEAHSSQGGKTASAMNEALAESAEDPEDVVNGVLEKRMANRKLLTNASYFAFTATPKAKTLELFGEPLPADTEGKIPHEPFHSYTMKQAIQEGFILDVLKNYMPVASYYSLVKRIEDDPEFDVKKARKKLRRYVEGHAVAVRQKAEVMVDHFHECVDLPGKMKGKARAMVVVNGIPRAVEYFKAFNAYLAETKSPWKAIVAFSGEHDFGEGKVTEASLNGFPSSEITDRIAEDPYRFLICADKFQTGYDEPLLHTMYVDKGLSGIKAVQTLSRLNRAHPDKRDTFVLDFQNDIDTITKSFAEYYRTTILGNETDPNKLHDLRSTLDAFEVYTTEQVDALVDHFLTSAQRDTLDPILDACVAVYLQRLDEDGQVEFKGKAKAFVRTYDFLAAILPYSNPAWEKLSIVLNLLIPKLPAPKEEDLSKGILESIDMESYRVEKLAVQKLSLPDEDAVIESPADDGGKRKPEPELDRLSNILRSFNEQFGTIFTDADRIFKKIQDEIAPRVGADPAYLNALKNTPQLAQLEMGNALQREMVGLVTTDTEMFKQFAQNPAFKQFVADLVFKLTRAA from the coding sequence GTGACCTCCAACACCAGCGAGAAGGAACTCGAATCGATCATCGTGCGGGCCATGACGGGCCGCACTGATCTGCTTCACCCCCCTTACGTTCCCACCGAAACGGCGGCTCCGGTGGCGGGTAGTACGGGTTGGTTACTGGGAAGTCCCGCTCACTTCGACCGCGCTTTCTGCGTAGATCTGGTCCAGTTGCGCGGATTCCTGATGCTTACCCAGCCAAAGCTGGTCGACGCCTTTGAGCTGGAATTCGAAACTCCAGTTCGTCGCCAATTTCTGTCGCGACTGGATAAGGAAATCGTGCGGCGCGGAACCATCGACGTTTTGCGCAAGGGGATCGACCACGGGCCGCACCATGTCGACCTGTATTATTCCACGCCCTCGGAAAACAACCCCGAGGCAATCGAGCTTTTCGCCTCCAACCGATTCTCCGTCACCCGCCAGTTTGCCTATAGCCAGGACCAGACCCGCCGCGCATTGGACCTGGGACTTTTCGTGAACGGCCTGCCCATCGCCACCTTCGAACTCAAGAACAGCCTGACCAAACAGACCGTCCAGGACGCCGTTGAGCAGTACTGCCGCGACCGCGATCCACGCGAACCGCTGTTCGCGTTCGGACGCTGTGCGGTGCACTTTGCCGTGGACGATTCCTCCGCTCGTTTCTGCACCGAACTCAAAGGCAAGGGATCTTGGTTCCTGCCATTTGACCAAGGCTGGGAAGATGGGGCGGGCAATCCTCCCAATCCAAACGGGTTGAAAACCGAATACCTTTGGAAGCAGATCCTGACACCCAAGGGTTTGGCGGACATTCTCGAGAACTACGCGCAGATCGTCGTGGAAACCGACCGCAAAACGGGCAGGAAGAAGTCCAAGCAGGTCTTTCCGCGCTACCACCAGTTGGGCGTGGTCCGCAAGGTCCTGGCCGATGTCCGCGACCGCGGCGTGGGTAAGCGCTACCTGATCCAGCACTCGGCCGGGAGCGGAAAATCCAATTCCATCACCTGGCTCGCCCACCAGCTCGTGGGCGTGCGCAAGGATGGACAAAATCTGTTTGATTCGGTGATCGTGGTCACCGACCGGCGCGTGCTGGACGACCAGATCCAAACCAACATCAAGCAGTTCGCGCAGGTAGGCTCCATCGTCGGAGCCGTTGCCTCGAGCGGCGGCGATTCGCGTTCGGCGCGATTGTCGCAATTCCTGGATTCCGGCAAGAAGATCATCATCAGCACGGTTCAGACCTTCAAACCTTTGCTGGATCTGATCGGCGACAGCCACCGGGGGCGGCGCTTCGCGATCCTGATCGACGAGGCCCATTCCAGCCAAGGCGGCAAGACGGCTTCGGCCATGAACGAGGCGTTGGCCGAATCCGCAGAAGATCCGGAAGACGTGGTCAACGGCGTCCTGGAAAAGCGCATGGCGAATCGTAAGCTCCTGACCAACGCGAGCTACTTCGCCTTCACCGCGACGCCCAAAGCAAAGACTCTGGAGCTTTTCGGCGAGCCGCTGCCAGCCGACACAGAAGGGAAGATCCCTCACGAGCCGTTCCACAGCTACACCATGAAGCAGGCCATCCAAGAAGGGTTCATCCTGGATGTATTGAAGAACTACATGCCAGTGGCTAGCTACTACAGCCTGGTCAAACGCATCGAGGACGATCCCGAATTCGACGTTAAGAAGGCTCGCAAGAAGTTGCGTCGGTACGTGGAAGGTCATGCCGTCGCCGTCCGGCAAAAAGCGGAAGTCATGGTGGACCACTTCCACGAATGCGTGGATCTGCCCGGGAAGATGAAGGGCAAGGCCCGTGCGATGGTGGTGGTCAACGGCATCCCCAGGGCGGTCGAATACTTCAAAGCCTTCAACGCCTACCTTGCCGAAACCAAGAGCCCCTGGAAAGCCATCGTCGCCTTCTCGGGCGAGCACGATTTCGGCGAAGGCAAGGTCACGGAAGCCAGCCTGAACGGCTTTCCTTCCAGCGAGATCACCGACCGCATCGCCGAAGACCCCTATCGGTTCCTGATCTGCGCCGACAAGTTCCAGACCGGCTACGACGAACCGCTGCTCCATACCATGTATGTCGACAAGGGGTTGTCGGGCATCAAGGCGGTGCAGACGTTGTCGAGATTGAACCGGGCCCACCCCGACAAACGCGACACGTTCGTACTCGACTTCCAGAACGACATCGACACCATCACCAAATCCTTCGCCGAATACTACCGCACGACTATCCTGGGGAACGAAACGGACCCCAACAAACTGCACGACCTCAGGTCGACCCTGGACGCGTTCGAGGTCTATACAACGGAGCAAGTCGATGCCTTGGTGGATCATTTTCTGACCAGTGCGCAACGCGACACGTTGGATCCGATCCTCGATGCCTGCGTGGCGGTTTATCTGCAGCGTCTGGACGAGGACGGACAGGTCGAATTCAAAGGCAAGGCGAAGGCGTTCGTGCGCACGTACGACTTCCTTGCCGCCATCCTTCCCTATTCGAATCCGGCGTGGGAAAAGTTGTCCATTGTCCTGAACCTTCTAATCCCCAAGCTCCCCGCTCCCAAGGAAGAGGATCTCTCGAAGGGAATCCTCGAATCCATCGACATGGAAAGTTACCGGGTGGAAAAGCTTGCGGTTCAGAAATTGTCGTTACCCGATGAGGACGCGGTCATCGAGTCACCCGCCGACGATGGCGGCAAACGCAAGCCCGAGCCGGAGCTCGACCGGCTGTCTAACATCCTGCGCAGCTTCAACGAACAATTCGGCACGATCTTCACCGACGCCGACCGCATCTTCAAGAAGATCCAGGACGAAATCGCCCCGCGCGTGGGAGCCGATCCCGCCTACCTGAACGCATTGAAGAACACCCCCCAGCTCGCGCAGCTGGAGATGGGCAATGCCTTGCAACGCGAGATGGTCGGCCTGGTCACCACCGACACCGAGATGTTCAAGCAGTTCGCCCAGAACCCGGCCTTCAAACAATTCGTGGCCGACCTCGTGTTCAAGCTGACGCGGGCGGCGTGA
- a CDS encoding macro domain-containing protein, with the protein MIRTTQGNILDAQAEALVNTVNCVGVMGRGIALQFKQAFPDNFKDYESACKRQEVQPGRMFIHPTGKLTHPRFIVNFPTKRHWRGQSRLEDIQTGLQDLIAKVRELGIQSIALPPLGSGLGGLPWSSVRPLIIDAFTALPEVELILFEPSSSLVDARPNHSTAAPKMTPGKASLVAMMRRYLDGFMDPEVCLLEVHKLMYFLQECGEPLRLDYRKAQYGPYATNLRHVLKVIEGHLVSGYKEGDDPETPLHLVPGATEDAQIFLEAHPDTRQRVERTAKLVEGFESPLGMELLATVHWVAVREGIRDSDSVVRAIHEWNTRKREKFTPNQIGIALRHLESHGWLPQAA; encoded by the coding sequence ATGATCCGCACAACTCAAGGGAACATCCTGGACGCCCAGGCCGAAGCGCTGGTCAATACCGTCAATTGCGTCGGGGTTATGGGGCGCGGGATTGCGCTCCAGTTCAAGCAAGCCTTTCCGGACAACTTCAAGGACTACGAGAGCGCCTGCAAGCGTCAGGAAGTCCAACCCGGGCGGATGTTCATCCACCCCACGGGGAAGCTTACCCATCCACGTTTCATCGTGAACTTCCCCACCAAACGCCATTGGCGCGGCCAAAGCCGTCTGGAAGACATCCAGACGGGGCTCCAGGATCTCATCGCCAAAGTTCGCGAGCTGGGAATCCAGTCCATCGCTCTTCCTCCCTTGGGCTCGGGTCTGGGAGGACTCCCGTGGTCGTCCGTGCGCCCGCTCATCATCGATGCTTTCACTGCCTTGCCGGAAGTGGAACTGATCTTGTTCGAGCCTTCGTCTTCCCTGGTCGACGCCCGCCCCAACCATTCCACGGCTGCACCCAAGATGACGCCGGGAAAAGCATCGCTGGTGGCGATGATGCGCCGCTACCTGGACGGCTTCATGGATCCCGAAGTCTGTCTCCTGGAAGTCCACAAGCTGATGTACTTCCTTCAGGAGTGTGGAGAGCCTCTGCGTTTGGACTACCGGAAGGCACAGTACGGCCCCTACGCCACCAATCTGCGCCATGTTCTCAAGGTGATCGAAGGCCATTTGGTGAGTGGATACAAGGAAGGCGACGATCCGGAAACGCCGCTTCACCTTGTTCCAGGTGCCACAGAGGATGCACAGATCTTTCTGGAGGCCCATCCCGACACGCGACAGCGGGTAGAGCGCACTGCCAAGCTCGTGGAAGGATTCGAATCACCTCTTGGCATGGAGCTTCTCGCGACGGTCCACTGGGTCGCCGTTCGTGAAGGAATTCGGGATTCGGATTCGGTGGTGAGAGCCATTCACGAGTGGAATACCCGCAAGCGCGAGAAGTTCACACCCAACCAAATCGGCATCGCCTTGCGTCACCTCGAATCACACGGCTGGCTGCCTCAAGCGGCTTGA
- a CDS encoding YdcF family protein, which yields MGFSSVLGWRKRVKFWRWALVAIGLWLAGVAVAIFVSSESADPAKSDVIVVLGAAVVGARPSPVLEGRLEEALRLYQGGWASEILLTGGRSPEDSLSEAEAGRDFLVAAGIPSSRIHLETSSRTTVANLREASRIMGDHGYRSALVVSDPLHLFRARRIARGLDMDAAMIATTTSRYRSLATKAPFALRELFFVHVFWVLGK from the coding sequence ATGGGCTTCTCTTCGGTTCTGGGGTGGCGAAAGCGTGTCAAATTCTGGCGATGGGCTTTGGTCGCGATCGGGTTGTGGCTGGCTGGAGTCGCCGTGGCGATCTTCGTGTCGTCCGAATCCGCAGATCCTGCAAAGTCCGATGTGATCGTCGTTTTGGGCGCCGCGGTGGTTGGCGCGCGTCCTTCGCCCGTCCTGGAAGGACGATTGGAAGAAGCCTTGCGTCTGTACCAGGGAGGCTGGGCATCTGAGATTTTGTTGACGGGAGGAAGATCGCCGGAAGACAGCCTTTCGGAAGCCGAGGCGGGAAGGGATTTCCTGGTGGCCGCGGGAATCCCTTCGAGTCGCATCCATCTGGAAACCTCCTCGCGAACCACGGTTGCAAATCTGCGGGAAGCCAGCCGGATCATGGGTGATCACGGGTACCGAAGCGCGTTGGTGGTTTCCGATCCTTTGCATCTGTTTCGCGCCCGGCGCATCGCCCGAGGACTCGACATGGATGCCGCCATGATCGCCACCACCACCTCACGCTATCGGTCGCTGGCCACGAAGGCTCCTTTCGCGCTGCGGGAGCTGTTTTTCGTGCATGTGTTCTGGGTGCTGGGGAAGTAG
- a CDS encoding MFS transporter — MVVALLAFLQFTIILDFMILSPLGPILMPALDITTHQFGLVVSAYAFSAGVSGILAAGFADRFDRKRMLMVFYAGFLFGTFLCGIAPTYGFLLVARIVAGLFGGVIGAISFAIVADLFPLSMRGRAMGSIQSAFAASQVLGIPIGLTLATRFGWHGPFLMIVGLGLFVGIFILWKLQPITTHLHHAPSGHNPFLHLWKIGTNRRYLVGFSATMLVATGGFMLQPFSSNFIVHNLGVSLKALPLLFVATGVVGIFAGPFMGRLADQYGKFRLLVGATLACVAVLIWWTHLGTTPLWLAIVGNCVLFATISGRIVGSTTLISGVPELRDRGAYMSISSSMQQFAGAVSSWVAGLIVVEAPGGRIENFDVLGWVVIGAMVVTLVQMRAVDRMVKATAAVA, encoded by the coding sequence ATGGTGGTCGCGCTCTTGGCGTTTCTGCAGTTCACCATCATCCTGGACTTCATGATCCTCTCGCCGCTGGGGCCCATCCTGATGCCGGCCCTGGACATCACCACCCACCAGTTCGGGCTGGTGGTGAGCGCCTATGCCTTCAGCGCGGGAGTATCAGGCATCCTCGCCGCCGGGTTCGCCGACCGCTTTGACAGAAAACGGATGCTCATGGTGTTCTATGCCGGGTTTCTGTTCGGGACGTTCCTTTGCGGGATCGCGCCCACCTATGGCTTCCTGCTGGTAGCCCGCATCGTGGCAGGCTTGTTCGGCGGCGTGATCGGCGCCATCAGTTTCGCGATCGTGGCGGACCTGTTTCCGCTGAGCATGCGGGGCCGGGCGATGGGCTCCATCCAAAGCGCCTTCGCCGCAAGCCAAGTCCTGGGCATCCCCATAGGCCTCACCTTGGCCACCCGCTTTGGCTGGCACGGACCGTTTCTGATGATCGTTGGGCTGGGCCTGTTCGTGGGGATCTTCATCCTCTGGAAACTCCAGCCCATCACAACACACCTGCACCATGCCCCCAGCGGACACAATCCATTCCTGCACCTCTGGAAGATCGGCACCAACCGACGCTACCTGGTGGGCTTTTCCGCCACCATGCTGGTGGCCACCGGCGGATTCATGCTGCAGCCCTTTTCCAGCAATTTCATCGTCCACAATCTGGGAGTGTCACTGAAGGCGCTGCCCTTGCTGTTCGTGGCCACCGGTGTGGTGGGCATCTTCGCGGGACCGTTCATGGGGCGCTTGGCCGACCAGTACGGCAAATTCCGTCTCCTGGTGGGTGCCACCTTGGCTTGCGTGGCGGTGTTGATCTGGTGGACCCATTTGGGAACCACGCCCCTTTGGTTGGCCATCGTGGGCAATTGCGTGTTGTTTGCCACCATCTCGGGGCGCATCGTGGGTTCCACCACGTTGATCTCGGGAGTGCCGGAGCTTCGCGACCGCGGCGCGTACATGTCCATCAGCTCTTCCATGCAGCAGTTCGCGGGAGCGGTGTCGTCGTGGGTGGCGGGACTGATCGTGGTGGAGGCGCCAGGAGGACGCATCGAGAATTTCGATGTGCTGGGCTGGGTGGTGATCGGGGCCATGGTGGTCACCCTGGTGCAGATGCGCGCGGTGGATCGCATGGTGAAGGCCACAGCCGCCGTCGCCTGA
- a CDS encoding UPF0175 family protein: MTRTIQIRYDDGFLLASGMSSVEFERVALLAMAGKLFEMGRLSSGKAAQMCNMGRVEFMHALERVGVSMNNLQPEDAQSEIEFVLGR, from the coding sequence ATGACCAGAACCATCCAGATCCGCTACGATGATGGCTTCCTGCTGGCTTCAGGCATGTCTTCCGTGGAGTTCGAACGGGTGGCATTGCTGGCCATGGCCGGGAAGCTGTTCGAGATGGGGCGGCTTTCTTCGGGGAAGGCCGCGCAGATGTGCAACATGGGGCGCGTCGAGTTTATGCATGCTCTGGAACGCGTCGGGGTTTCCATGAACAATCTCCAGCCTGAAGACGCCCAGTCCGAGATCGAGTTCGTGCTTGGCCGTTGA
- a CDS encoding cellulase family glycosylhydrolase, which translates to MLLLAGLATATPVLIYQQNFDSYAQAKTTFGDTVKYVLRSDTFGLAALQVGTDSTKSANASIVLDPDSLRGGKVVFSAWTKTSDLTARPNRWNGIKVMLVTEDSAGVKTYPQLSWPDSVKSWEWRRSWQLASFPQNLKKATLVVGMELMAGKVWFDSIRVVRIAQSTAPARDPNLPIPSYSPTRFRGAMIGTSKADSAATREFGQVWKGNLLRWQLNAPHGHDSGLIGKNFDAELANQLDVMDTALPLCKKAGIQVVVDLHGLSRGLFHDRAAQVRLVETWKKIVTRFHRHEAVWGWDLANEPIEDEWSDGILFWDELADTIAREIRKIDTAKVIIVEPASGGGVKELPNLKPVGWSRGYDIPKVVYSFHFYEPGNLTHQGVSGHNPIGTYYPDTINGVFWDSAQMRKALRPAYEFQRKYRVPLFVGEFSCIRWAPDHSALRWLTDLTRLLEEAGWDWTYHAYREYDGWSVEYSDSAKDMRTYATTDRKTLLLGHFAKNQNPYTATAVGPRTPTTPALPRWRRTDRTSLFVDEIPAGSRLSLVRLDGAKSIEPEAADQGWLFQRVTNGLWILRIHSSSGTRTLRLVLL; encoded by the coding sequence GTGCTCCTCCTTGCCGGCCTTGCCACCGCCACCCCAGTGTTGATCTACCAGCAGAACTTCGACTCCTACGCGCAGGCCAAAACCACCTTTGGCGACACGGTCAAATACGTGCTGCGATCCGACACCTTCGGATTGGCCGCCCTCCAAGTGGGCACGGACAGCACCAAGAGCGCCAACGCGTCCATCGTGCTGGACCCGGACTCCCTGCGCGGAGGCAAGGTGGTGTTCTCCGCCTGGACCAAAACGTCCGACCTCACCGCTCGCCCGAACCGTTGGAACGGCATCAAGGTGATGCTGGTGACGGAAGATTCCGCGGGAGTCAAGACCTACCCGCAGCTTTCTTGGCCAGATTCTGTCAAATCATGGGAGTGGAGGCGATCCTGGCAGCTGGCCTCGTTTCCGCAGAATTTGAAGAAAGCCACGTTGGTGGTGGGGATGGAGCTGATGGCCGGAAAGGTCTGGTTCGATTCCATCCGCGTGGTACGCATCGCCCAATCCACGGCACCGGCCCGCGATCCCAACCTGCCGATCCCGAGCTATTCTCCTACGAGGTTTCGCGGAGCCATGATCGGCACCAGCAAAGCGGATTCGGCGGCGACCCGGGAGTTTGGTCAGGTGTGGAAAGGAAACCTTCTGCGCTGGCAGCTCAACGCTCCGCATGGACACGACAGCGGCCTGATCGGAAAGAACTTCGATGCGGAGCTGGCAAATCAGCTGGATGTGATGGACACTGCGCTCCCCTTGTGCAAAAAGGCCGGAATACAGGTAGTGGTGGATCTGCACGGGCTTTCCCGCGGTCTCTTCCACGACCGCGCCGCCCAGGTTCGCCTGGTGGAGACCTGGAAGAAAATTGTCACTCGCTTCCATCGACACGAGGCGGTGTGGGGATGGGATCTGGCCAACGAGCCCATCGAAGACGAATGGTCCGACGGAATCCTTTTCTGGGATGAATTGGCCGATACCATCGCCCGCGAGATCCGCAAGATCGACACCGCGAAAGTGATCATCGTGGAGCCTGCCAGCGGCGGCGGCGTGAAGGAACTGCCCAACCTCAAGCCCGTGGGTTGGAGCCGCGGATACGACATCCCCAAGGTGGTGTACAGTTTCCACTTCTACGAGCCCGGCAACCTCACCCACCAAGGCGTGTCCGGACACAACCCCATCGGCACGTACTACCCGGACACCATCAACGGGGTTTTCTGGGACAGCGCGCAGATGCGCAAAGCCCTGCGACCGGCCTACGAGTTCCAACGCAAATACCGGGTGCCGTTGTTCGTGGGGGAATTCTCCTGCATCCGCTGGGCGCCCGACCACAGCGCGCTGCGCTGGCTGACCGATCTCACGCGATTGCTCGAAGAAGCCGGCTGGGACTGGACCTACCACGCCTACCGCGAATACGATGGCTGGAGCGTGGAATACTCGGATTCCGCCAAGGACATGCGCACCTACGCCACCACCGATCGGAAAACCCTGTTGTTGGGGCACTTCGCGAAAAATCAAAACCCCTACACGGCCACCGCCGTGGGGCCCCGGACGCCAACGACTCCTGCGCTGCCGCGCTGGCGCCGCACCGACAGGACGTCACTTTTTGTCGACGAGATCCCTGCAGGATCCAGGCTGTCCCTCGTTCGCCTGGACGGGGCGAAATCGATCGAGCCCGAGGCTGCCGATCAGGGATGGCTGTTCCAACGCGTCACCAACGGCCTGTGGATACTCCGCATCCACTCGTCCTCGGGAACCCGAACCCTGAGGCTGGTGTTGCTTTAG